TATGATGTTGAGTGTGACGCCGAGTGCAAAATACCAGGCCCAGTTTTTCTTTAATTGTGCTAACGAGACGTGGTTTATGTTTTGCATAGTATTTCTCCATTTATTATTGGTACATAACTCTTTATTGTTGAGTTTAGTTTGTTTTGAATCAGATACACAATACTTTAAATTTTTTTCATATCAAGAACAAAGCGATAGCGCACATCTTTATTAACTACTTTTTCAAAAGCATCATTCACCATGTGTGGGGGCACCACTTCTACATCAGCGGTTATGCCATGTTCTGCGCAAAAATTAAGCATCTCCTGCGTTTGTTCAATACCACCAATTAATGATCCTGCCAAGCTTTTACGCCCAGCAATCAAGCTATGAGCATGAAATGCTGGATGTGGTTGTGGAGGAATGCCGACTAAGCACATGGTGCCATCCAGCGTAAGTAAATCAAGGTAGGGCACAAGATCGTGTGCAGCTGGAATAGTGTTGAGAATAAAATCAAAACTATTGCGATGTTGCTTCATTGCGCTTGCATCGGTAGACAGAATGCTTGTTGTTGCTCTAAGTATAGCAAACGGGGCTGAAGTGATACACATATTCTCTGGCTGTATTATATCTATGTTAATTGCTTTTGAAAAGATGGGATATGAATCATTGATAAAAATTATTAATAAGTTGCTAATAAGCGTGTTTGGGCTGGTTGTTCTGTTCAAGGGATTTGGCCTGGTATATCTGGTATCGGTAATTTCAATCTGTTATTTGATAACATTGATAATAGGTATTTACCTTGTTTACGCCAGAATTTCGGTATTTTCATTTGAATTTGATTTCGGTTTCTGGAAACGGGTTCTTTATA
The sequence above is drawn from the Candidatus Dependentiae bacterium genome and encodes:
- a CDS encoding oligosaccharide flippase family protein, which translates into the protein MIHIFSGCIISMLIAFEKMGYESLIKIINKLLISVFGLVVLFKGFGLVYLVSVISICYLITLIIGIYLVYARISVFSFEFDFGFWKRVLYKSLPLALSGIFILFYFRIDIILISLLRGGNADAEIGWYS